GCGTACGTGGCGTCCACGGGTCCGCCCTCGATCGCGTCGAAGAACCCCTGCGGGTCCACACCGAGCTGTTCGGCCAGCGCGAGTGACTCCGCCAGGGCCTCGACCAGGCCGAGCAGCCAGGCGTTGGTCACCAGCTTCACGCGGCTGGCCGCCCCGGCCTCCCCCAGCCACAAGGTCCGAGAGCCCACCGCGTCGAACACCGGCTCGCAGCGCTCGCGCAGGTCCTCGGGGCCGGAGGCCAGGACCACCACCTCGCCGCGCTCGGCCGGTTCCTTGGTCCCCAGCACCGGCGCGTCGACGAACCCGACCGCGTGCTCGGCGGCGAGGTCGGCCAGGTGGTCGATCGCCAGGCCCACCGTGCTCATCTGCACCCAGACCGCGTCGTCGGCCATGGCGCCGAGGGCCTCGGTCATTACCTCCTCGACTGCTTCCGCGTCGGCGAGCACGGTCAGGACCAGCTCCGCCCCGTCCACAGCATCAGCCGGGTCATCGGCGACGGTCGCGCCGTCGTCTCCGACCGCCTCGGCCTTCTCACGGGTGCGGTTCCACACCGTCACGTCGTGGTCGGCGGCGAGCAGCTGGCGGGCCATCGCCGACCCCATGATCCCGGTGCCGAGCACGGTCACGCGCGTTGCCATGTTGCTCCCTTGGGTCGGCGCCCCCATCTTGTCGCACGCCCGGGCACGGCATCACCGACCATGGTCGGCGGGCGATCGCCAGCCGGGACCCCGGATGGTGAGCGGTAAGGTCGGTGCGGTGGACACCACCGCGCGGCTCGGCATCTACGGTGTTTGGGCCAGCCATCTCGGCCTGTTCCCCATCCGCGAAGCCCGCACCGCCGCCGCGGCGATCGAGGGCCACGGGTACGGCGCGCTGTGGGTGGGCGAGGCCGAGGGCAAGGAGGCGCTGACCCACGCGGGCGTCCTGCTCGCCGCGACCACCGACGTGGTGGTTGCCACCGGGATCGCCAACATCTGGGCGCGCGACGCCATGGCGATGGCGAACGGGGCCCGGACCCTCGCCGAGGCGTACGCGGGCCGCTTCCTGCTCGGGGTCGGGGCGAGCCACCCGCCACTGCTCGACACCCGCGGCCAGAGCTACGAACGGCCGCTGACGACCATGCGGCGCTACCTCGACGCCATGGACCAGGCCCCGTGGCGCGGCCCGGAGCTTGCTGAGGAGCCGCCGCGGATGCTGGCCGCGCTCGGCCCGCGCATGCTGGAGCTGGCAGCAGAGCGCAGCGCCGGGGCGCACACCTTCCTGGTCCCCATCGAGCACACGCGTCGCGCCCGGGACACCCTCGGTGGCGACAGGCTGTTGGCGCCCGAGCAGGCGGTCGTCCTGGCCGACACCCGCGACGAGGCCCGCCGGGTCGCCGCCCGACACCTGCGCCGCTACCTGCG
This is a stretch of genomic DNA from Actinomycetota bacterium. It encodes these proteins:
- a CDS encoding NAD(P)-dependent oxidoreductase yields the protein MATRVTVLGTGIMGSAMARQLLAADHDVTVWNRTREKAEAVGDDGATVADDPADAVDGAELVLTVLADAEAVEEVMTEALGAMADDAVWVQMSTVGLAIDHLADLAAEHAVGFVDAPVLGTKEPAERGEVVVLASGPEDLRERCEPVFDAVGSRTLWLGEAGAASRVKLVTNAWLLGLVEALAESLALAEQLGVDPQGFFDAIEGGPVDATYAGLKGRAMLERDFPASFPLGLAWKDARLVVEAGDEHGLDLPVARVVAGQFARAVAARHGDADMAAVFRVVATDEGGGASNGG
- a CDS encoding TIGR03620 family F420-dependent LLM class oxidoreductase — translated: MVSGKVGAVDTTARLGIYGVWASHLGLFPIREARTAAAAIEGHGYGALWVGEAEGKEALTHAGVLLAATTDVVVATGIANIWARDAMAMANGARTLAEAYAGRFLLGVGASHPPLLDTRGQSYERPLTTMRRYLDAMDQAPWRGPELAEEPPRMLAALGPRMLELAAERSAGAHTFLVPIEHTRRARDTLGGDRLLAPEQAVVLADTRDEARRVAARHLRRYLRLDNYRRNLVRLGWDQSDLDEPLPDVRFDALIAWGDPQAVAARLRAHVDAGADHVAVHPLTPAVEVSPVPLLAELAGALDLAPR